One Salipiger sp. CCB-MM3 genomic window carries:
- a CDS encoding helix-turn-helix domain-containing protein, with amino-acid sequence MISRNLRHLRVFLAVAEEAQITAAAERFNVSQPAVTQMLGKLETQAGGALFDRTSRGFILNERAPRWPRVCAGRSASLMRRLVRSRLGCPHWPPAASCRG; translated from the coding sequence ATGATTTCGCGCAACCTGCGGCACCTGAGGGTTTTTCTGGCGGTGGCCGAAGAGGCCCAGATCACCGCCGCCGCCGAACGGTTCAACGTCTCGCAACCGGCGGTCACCCAGATGCTGGGCAAGCTCGAGACACAGGCGGGCGGGGCGCTTTTCGACAGGACGAGCCGCGGCTTCATTCTCAACGAACGGGCACCGCGCTGGCCGCGCGTCTGTGCCGGGCGTTCCGCCAGCTTGATGCGGCGCTTGGTGCGATCTCGCCTCGGCTGCCCGCATTGGCCACCAGCGGCCAGTTGCAGGGGATGA